The nucleotide window ACGGGCGACGATCCTTGTGGGCCGGGCAGGCCGCGATATAGCGGCCCTTGCCCGTGGGTTTCGCCTCGTCCAGACGCGATAACAACAAATCCAACGCAGACATTCAATCTCCCTCTTTTACGGATGAGCGTTGCCCTTGCGCGGACGCGCATTGCGTCGCGCTAAACGCGATTGGTATTGCTGGAATTGCCGCGCTTGCTGCGGCGGGCAGAGGCTACGCGGGTGCGTCGTCGGTCGTGGGTACGGGGCGAAGCGGCGCCGCTTGCTCGATGGAGATGCGACGAAGCGCGCGAGCCTTGGAGCGGCGCTTGATGATTTCGATTAGAGCTTCCTTAAGGCGCTCGGGGTCATCGGTCATCATCCGGGACGAAATGGTGAAGATCACGCCAGCGGCGAGCAATTCGTCCTTGACATCGGGCGTCAGGAAATAACGCAGGCCATTATCACTTCCGGCAATCGCTTCGCCGTAGCGCTCGCGCCAACCATCGGGGCCATAGACCGGCATCAACTGCATTGTTGTTCTCCATGAAAGGTCTTGTGTTTTGCCAACACTGGCGCGGGGTGTCCGGCCCCGCGTCTTTTCATCATGGAACATAAAAAAAAGACACGTCATATGACGTGTCTGCATTTTTTGGGTGCGCTTGGGGTTTTACTTTACGCGCGCTTTCGCATCATTCGCTCGATAAGCTCTCGATCTGGTAGTGGCTCATCTTTCAGATGTTTTTGGATGCCGCGAATCGAGTCCAATCCCATCATTTCGGCAACATAGGCATATGCATAGGTGCGATATACCTTTCGGTTTTTCGCGTAGCATTGAACGCAGTATTCATAGAAATAGGCGCCAGCCTCGCCTAGCATGTCTGGCGTAAATGCGCGACTATTCCGCGTTGACCGGCGGCTACGTTTCTCGATACCGGCTCGCAGTTCCGGTGATATCTGGTCGAACGTTGCGTCAATGGCAGCAGTGGCGAGCCGATCAAAGGCGGCAAGACTTTCCGGCTTGCGACTGCCGTAGAGAATAGATGCGGAAAAGGCGTCGCCGAGGGCAGCTAAGAGTTCGCCTTTTACCTCCGAGATCAGGCCCTCGATGACGGCTGGCGGGCAGTCCCTGACTGCAGACGGATCAGCCAGACCAAGGATACGAATTTTCCCCGGTGTCTTACGCGGCGTAGTGCGTGAGTTCTTTGGCATGGCGGTTTTCTCTTGCGTCATTCAATCTCGCCCATCACGCGATGGATCAACTTCGCTTTGTGATCCACGCACAGATGGCTGTATCGCTTGGTTACGTCGAGGGTGCGGTGGCCTAGCACGTCCGCGATTTCGAGCAGGCTACCGCCGTTCTGCGCAAGTTGCGAAGCGCACGAATGGCGCAGGTCATGAAACCGGAAATCCTCGATGCGTGCCGCCTGCAATGCAGTTTTCCACGCCTTGTCAATGGTGAAAGGCTTATCCCAATGGCCGATGCGGTGGAAGAGCAGGGCTTCGGGGTGGGGCGCTTTCCCCAGGCGGCGGATTTCCGCCACGACGGCAGGGGGCAGGGGCAAGACTCGCTCATCGCCGTTCTTGGTGCGGTGAAGGTGTGCGGTGCCCGCTTCCAGATCAAGGTCGCGATAGCGCAAGGAAAGCAATTCCCCCTTGCGCGCGCCCGTGGTGAGGGCCATTAGCACCAGCAGATAGAGGCGGTTCCAAGTCGATACCTTGGCGACGGCGAGAAGGCGCTTGCGCTCGGCGGGATTCAGGAATCGGGTGCGGGCATTGTCAGCGGTGCGCGCGGGCACTGCGCGGCAAGGGTTCTGCCAGCCCTTCGGCATCAGGCGCTTTTGCTGTGCCCACGTGAATACGGCGGACAAGGCAGCTTTGGCACGGTTGATGCTGGCCGGCGCCGGTAAGCCCATATCGCGGTAGAGATTGTGGCCGGCATCGTCGCGGCCCATGAAGCGGCGCACCGGGACGCTAGCCCAGTGATCCAGCGCATCGGCAACGTGATCGGGGTCGACTTCGGCGGCTTGCATACCGTCGAGGTAGCCGCACCAGCGTTTCAATACCGAGGGACGAGAACGATCCGAGCCGACATAGGCGGCCATGTAGGCGTCGCACAGTTCGGCAACGGTGAGGGGTCGGCGGCTGGCGCTGGACAGGGCGCGTACCGGTACGACTTCGAAGGCAAGCCGGGAGGCTTGAGAGGCACTTTTTAGGGCTTGGGTTGCCATGTATTGCTCCGTGTAGACCAACTCATTTGGTTGCCACACGTGAAGCCTGAAAACCCGCGCCAGTATTGGCTTTGGTGCCGAAGAGAGGAATCGAACCCCCGACCTTCTCATTACGAATGAGCTGCTCTACCGACTGAGCTACTTCGGCAACATGTTCCGGCGATCTGGAACAGCCCGCAATAGTAGCAGCGTTTTCCGGCCTTGTGAAGCCCTTTTGTGTCGCCGATGCCATCCGGCGCGGGCATGGAAAACGGGGCGCAGGGCGCCCCGTTCAAGGCAGTGCTGGCCGGGATCAGCCCTTGGCCTGCGCTTCCTGGTGGTAGCGCGTGACGCGCTCCACCTCGTTCTTCGAGCCCAGGATCACCGAGACGCGCTGGTGCAGCTTTTCCGGCTGCACGTCGAGGATGCGCTGCTCGCCGTTGGTGGCGGCGCCGCCGGCCTGCTCGACCAGCATCGCCATCGGGTTGGCTTCATACATCAGGCGCAGCTTGCCGGGCTTCTCCGGCTCGCGCTTGTCCCACGGGTACATGAAGATGCCGCCGCGGGTCAGGATGCGGTGCACGTCGGCGACCATCGAGGCGACCCAGCGCATGTTGAAGTTCTTGCCGCGCGGGCCTTCGTCGCCGGCCAGGCATTCGTCGATGTACTTGCGCACCGGCGGGGCCCAGTGGCGCATGTTGGACATGTTGATGGCGAATTCCTTGGTGTCTTCCGGAATCGTGACGTTGGACTGGGTCAGCACGAAGCTGCCGGCCTCGCGGTCCAGCGTGAACATGTGCACGCCGTTGCCCACCGTCAGCACCAGCGTGGTCTGCGGGCCGTAGACGGCGTAGCCGGCGGCGACCTGGTGCGTGCCGGGCTGCAGGAAGTCGGCCTCGGTCACGGTCTGGCCGGGCTTGGGCATGTGCAGC belongs to Cupriavidus taiwanensis and includes:
- a CDS encoding tyrosine-type recombinase/integrase, whose translation is MATQALKSASQASRLAFEVVPVRALSSASRRPLTVAELCDAYMAAYVGSDRSRPSVLKRWCGYLDGMQAAEVDPDHVADALDHWASVPVRRFMGRDDAGHNLYRDMGLPAPASINRAKAALSAVFTWAQQKRLMPKGWQNPCRAVPARTADNARTRFLNPAERKRLLAVAKVSTWNRLYLLVLMALTTGARKGELLSLRYRDLDLEAGTAHLHRTKNGDERVLPLPPAVVAEIRRLGKAPHPEALLFHRIGHWDKPFTIDKAWKTALQAARIEDFRFHDLRHSCASQLAQNGGSLLEIADVLGHRTLDVTKRYSHLCVDHKAKLIHRVMGEIE
- a CDS encoding class 1 fructose-bisphosphatase — its product is MTRISLTRYLVEEQRKHNTIQPELRLLIEVVARACKAISNAVSKGALAGVLGSAGTGNVQGETQQKLDVIANEVLLDANEWGGHLAAMASEEMESFYEIPNRYPKGEYLLMFDPLDGSSNIDVNVSIGTIFSVLHMPKPGQTVTEADFLQPGTHQVAAGYAVYGPQTTLVLTVGNGVHMFTLDREAGSFVLTQSNVTIPEDTKEFAINMSNMRHWAPPVRKYIDECLAGDEGPRGKNFNMRWVASMVADVHRILTRGGIFMYPWDKREPEKPGKLRLMYEANPMAMLVEQAGGAATNGEQRILDVQPEKLHQRVSVILGSKNEVERVTRYHQEAQAKG